A stretch of the Psychroserpens sp. Hel_I_66 genome encodes the following:
- a CDS encoding HNH endonuclease signature motif containing protein: MNYILDIFDEEKKTCEYRGEIYHVKDNGSIYRCRKPGKRKRPLDEKWTLENPCKQKGYMNFSSETVHRIVATAFHGKQPSEKHIVDHIDTNKKNNRPENLRWITRLENILLNPITLSRIIFKYGSIDNFLTNPSNPIDGELEQNFDWMRTVTKEESDNARNNLTNWAKEGKIPTGGQLGEWIFNQKITQTQSIPQPNYIMSKTPNAAQRIIFHNDIPNEFPSTPQTIEGNPLKIYNESLKEGTTFFRNHNGEYVVVKSEFSKDGQSIYVITRADYVWREQDDGEYIPVPITELKEKVSIEDLPHVLTEITYENDLYVHSKVESGFHPTEELKEIFKGYTKKG; this comes from the coding sequence TTGAACTATATTTTAGACATATTTGATGAAGAAAAAAAAACCTGTGAATATCGTGGAGAAATATATCATGTAAAGGACAATGGCTCAATTTATAGATGCAGAAAACCTGGAAAAAGAAAAAGACCATTGGATGAAAAATGGACTTTAGAAAATCCATGTAAGCAGAAAGGTTATATGAACTTTTCATCAGAAACAGTACATAGAATTGTAGCAACAGCTTTTCATGGAAAACAACCTTCTGAAAAACATATTGTCGACCATATTGACACTAACAAAAAAAATAATAGACCTGAAAACTTAAGATGGATAACTAGATTAGAAAACATCTTACTAAATCCAATCACTCTTTCAAGAATAATTTTTAAGTATGGAAGTATCGACAATTTCCTTACAAATCCCTCTAATCCGATTGATGGCGAACTTGAACAAAATTTTGATTGGATGCGAACGGTTACAAAAGAAGAATCTGATAATGCCAGAAACAACTTAACAAATTGGGCTAAAGAAGGTAAAATTCCAACGGGAGGACAATTAGGAGAATGGATTTTTAATCAAAAAATCACTCAAACCCAATCTATTCCTCAACCCAATTACATAATGTCTAAAACCCCTAATGCGGCACAACGCATTATTTTTCACAACGATATACCAAACGAATTTCCAAGCACACCACAAACTATTGAAGGAAATCCATTGAAAATATATAATGAGAGTTTGAAAGAGGGAACAACTTTCTTTCGAAATCACAATGGAGAATATGTGGTTGTGAAAAGTGAATTTTCTAAAGATGGGCAGTCTATATATGTAATTACACGAGCTGATTATGTATGGAGAGAACAAGACGATGGAGAGTATATTCCTGTACCAATAACTGAACTTAAGGAAAAAGTCTCTATTGAAGATTTACCACATGTACTTACTGAAATAACCTATGAAAATGATTTGTATGTCCATTCAAAAGTAGAATCGGGATTCCATCCTACAGAAGAGCTAAAAGAAATATTCAAAGGTTATACAAAAAAGGGATAG
- a CDS encoding type II toxin-antitoxin system antitoxin SocA domain-containing protein, with amino-acid sequence MKSPITGKEMTLQIEKSILVFRKEEFEYNHKSYFCEDSGESFTTTELDEFNLNQVYNQYRDKHNVPFAEEIREFREKYSFSYADITKVLGLGVNSYSNYEKGEVPSLANAALLKAVINSEGTLKGLIKSNNEISESQREKFLKNIAKVRKEEELNKRKQELIDYVFDYNVLPDNFSGYKKPNFDKLVEMVVYFTEKVQVTPTKMNKLLFYSDFLNYKLTGVSISGTRYFAHTHGPVPKKFRTLFDYLSDQQIVDLISVQYPSGLVGEEFIKIPSKIFKSTLFDKAEIDILDEIVSKFEKYNAKEIRELSHEEKAWIDNEKSKGLIDYKYSFELIHV; translated from the coding sequence ATGAAAAGTCCAATCACAGGTAAGGAAATGACCTTACAAATTGAGAAGAGTATTTTGGTTTTTCGAAAAGAAGAATTTGAGTATAATCACAAGAGTTATTTTTGTGAAGATAGTGGTGAGTCATTTACAACCACAGAGTTAGATGAATTTAATTTAAATCAAGTTTATAATCAGTATAGAGATAAACATAATGTTCCATTTGCAGAAGAAATAAGAGAATTTAGAGAAAAATACTCTTTTAGTTATGCAGATATAACGAAAGTATTAGGTTTAGGTGTTAATAGTTATAGTAATTATGAAAAAGGAGAAGTTCCTAGTTTGGCTAATGCTGCTTTATTAAAAGCTGTAATTAATAGTGAAGGAACATTAAAAGGATTGATAAAAAGTAATAATGAAATTTCAGAATCTCAAAGAGAGAAGTTTTTAAAAAATATTGCCAAAGTTAGAAAGGAAGAAGAACTAAATAAAAGAAAGCAAGAATTGATTGACTATGTTTTTGATTATAATGTTTTGCCTGATAATTTTTCAGGTTATAAAAAACCAAATTTTGATAAACTTGTTGAAATGGTAGTGTATTTTACTGAAAAGGTACAAGTAACTCCTACCAAAATGAATAAACTATTATTTTATTCAGATTTTTTAAATTACAAATTAACAGGTGTTTCAATAAGTGGAACACGTTATTTTGCTCATACACACGGTCCAGTTCCTAAGAAATTTAGAACATTATTCGATTACCTTTCAGACCAGCAAATTGTTGATTTAATTTCAGTTCAATATCCAAGTGGTTTAGTTGGTGAAGAGTTTATTAAAATCCCATCAAAAATATTTAAGAGTACATTATTTGATAAAGCTGAAATAGATATTTTAGATGAAATTGTTTCAAAATTCGAAAAGTATAATGCGAAAGAGATAAGAGAATTAAGTCACGAAGAAAAAGCGTGGATTGACAATGAGAAAAGTAAAGGATTAATAGATTATAAGTATTCTTTTGAATTAATTCACGTTTAG
- a CDS encoding type II toxin-antitoxin system MqsR family toxin, translated as MADKLVIKLFLQELQAIIKSLGIIFYNRPKNSIQNLADLSITPKMREEIILNLEVKDYSEGPLEETQQGGTEMWVFGKVIKGQQVYIKLTISKMTGGAVCISFHKAEHPMEFPLKKLN; from the coding sequence ATGGCAGATAAGTTAGTTATCAAACTTTTTTTGCAAGAACTTCAGGCGATTATTAAGTCTTTAGGCATAATCTTCTACAATCGTCCTAAAAACAGTATTCAGAATCTTGCAGATTTAAGTATTACCCCTAAAATGCGTGAAGAAATAATTTTGAATTTAGAAGTAAAGGATTACAGTGAAGGTCCTTTAGAAGAAACTCAACAAGGTGGAACAGAAATGTGGGTTTTCGGAAAGGTTATTAAAGGTCAACAAGTCTATATTAAATTGACTATTTCAAAAATGACTGGAGGAGCAGTTTGCATCTCTTTTCATAAGGCGGAACATCCAATGGAATTTCCACTTAAGAAATTAAACTAA
- a CDS encoding putative phage abortive infection protein yields MNKNKEEDKHKKLVIFNAIAIVLVLWIVSWLIIDYFIFPKTFLDNQTVISERGAFGDKFGFVNSLFSGLALTGIIISIYFQQKELSLQRDELIETREEFKDQNFQTTFFNLLKTQRQLAEEIKIDIWDVNSSNEPKKTEITGRFFFNNSKSELRRILNALDFESYVNYFDWKDYSRIFDPSGDEYIKNLDNLKKISYSISYYKISKEIWEDSKNLDKIELARISYGIFLHRFHFVMGHYFRHLYHILNFLEEKETERKIDKKDSDIQDVINEYQTYANFIQAQMTTPELFLLFYNSLSFPKLQSLLIRYNILENLAIEDLILKEHNCVQGINLKSRSELLK; encoded by the coding sequence ATGAATAAAAATAAGGAAGAAGACAAGCACAAAAAACTAGTAATATTTAATGCCATAGCAATTGTATTAGTCCTATGGATTGTCAGCTGGTTAATAATAGATTATTTCATTTTTCCAAAAACTTTTTTAGATAATCAAACAGTAATAAGTGAACGTGGAGCTTTTGGAGATAAATTCGGGTTTGTAAATTCATTGTTTTCAGGATTAGCATTGACTGGAATTATAATTTCTATTTATTTCCAACAAAAAGAATTGTCACTGCAAAGGGACGAGTTAATTGAAACTAGAGAAGAGTTTAAAGATCAGAATTTTCAAACTACATTTTTCAATCTTCTAAAAACACAAAGGCAACTTGCAGAAGAGATAAAAATCGATATTTGGGATGTAAATTCGTCAAATGAGCCCAAAAAAACTGAAATTACTGGAAGGTTTTTCTTCAATAACTCTAAATCGGAATTAAGAAGAATATTAAATGCATTGGATTTTGAGTCATATGTAAATTATTTTGATTGGAAAGATTATTCAAGAATATTCGATCCTTCTGGTGATGAATACATAAAGAATTTAGACAATTTAAAAAAAATATCATATTCGATTAGTTATTATAAAATATCAAAGGAAATCTGGGAAGATTCTAAAAATTTGGATAAAATTGAATTAGCTAGGATTTCATATGGGATTTTTTTACATAGGTTTCATTTTGTCATGGGTCATTACTTTAGGCATTTATATCATATTTTAAACTTTTTGGAAGAAAAAGAAACGGAAAGAAAAATAGATAAGAAAGATTCCGATATACAAGACGTAATTAATGAATATCAAACTTATGCAAATTTTATTCAGGCTCAAATGACAACTCCTGAACTATTTCTTTTATTCTATAATTCTTTATCCTTTCCAAAGCTTCAAAGTCTCTTAATTAGATATAACATTCTTGAAAACCTAGCAATAGAAGATTTGATTTTAAAAGAACATAACTGTGTTCAAGGTATTAATTTAAAAAGCAGATCTGAATTACTAAAATAA